Proteins encoded together in one Triticum dicoccoides isolate Atlit2015 ecotype Zavitan chromosome 7B, WEW_v2.0, whole genome shotgun sequence window:
- the LOC119335664 gene encoding xyloglucan endotransglucosylase/hydrolase protein 24-like, with the protein MGQARAYLLASLAAFYLVALATPQVTADITDEVNLLWGKCNVVRDGAGRQTVAMSLDRSTTSGFSSKLKYLFGRIDMEIKLMPGNSAGTVTTFYMMSEGPWQYHDEIDLEFLGNSTGNPYTLHTNVYARGVGSREKGYRLWFDPSQDFHTYSIIWTQQYIRILVDNKLLRQIKNQMMFGAPYPNYQPMRVYSTIWNADDWATQGGRVKTDWSLAPFTAYFRNYKATACSPSSKACSQSSPGSFGTELDQTQQQQLKEVAANSKVYDYCDDSKRRIGSPKDYELMVELGCRRQVQGDGVHAKRRLEAWGGYGGGRRQRTTRAGSVVQDLKGYYWVSVRER; encoded by the exons ATGGGCCAGGCTAGGGCTTACCTCCTAGCCTCCCTAGCGGCATTCTACCTCGTCGCCCTGGCCACCCCTCAGGTCACTGCCGACATCACCGACGAGGTCAATCTCCTGTGGGGCAAGTGCAACGTTGTCCGTGATGGCGCCGGCCGACAGACTGTCGCGATGAGTCTCGACCGCAGCACAACCTCCGGATTCAGCTCGAAACTCAAGTACCTCTTTGGGAGGATTGACATGGaaatcaagctcatgcccgggaacTCAGCCGGCACAGTGACAACATTTTAT ATGATGTCGGAGGGACCATGGCAATACCACGATGAGATCGACCTTGAATTCTTGGGGAACAGCACCGGCAACCCCTACACCCTGCACACCAATGTGTATGCTAGAGGCGTAGGCAGCAGAGAGAAGGGGTACCGGCTTTGGTTTGATCCCTCCCAGGACTTCCACACCTATAGCATCATTTGGACCCAACAATACATCCG AATCCTTGTCGATAACAAGCTGCTCCGGCAGATCAAGAACCAGATGATGTTTGGTGCCCCCTATCCAAACTATCAACCAATGAGGGTGTACAGCACCATCTGGAATGCAGATGACTGGGCGACACAGGGTGGGCGGGTCAAGACTGACTGGTCACTAGCGCCGTTCACAGCATACTTCCGGAACTACAAGGCCACCGCCTGTTCTCCAAGCTCCAAGGCCTGTAGCCAGAGCTCCCCTGGTTCGTTCGGCACGGAACTGGACCAGACGCAGCAACAGCAACTGAAGGAGGTGGCTGCCAACTCCAAGGTCTATGATTACTGCGATGACTCAAAGAGGAGGATTGGGTCCCCCAAGGATT ACGAGCTCATGGTTGAGCTTGGTTGCCGCCGCCAGGTTCAGGGCGACGGTGTCCATGCCAAGAGGCGGCTTGAGGCATGGGGTGGctatggaggagggaggcggcaacGAACTACGAGAGCGGGCAGCGTGGTGCAAGATTTAAAGGGGTATTATTGGGTATCAGTTAGAGAACGTTAA